One window of the Trachemys scripta elegans isolate TJP31775 unplaced genomic scaffold, CAS_Tse_1.0 scaffold_26, whole genome shotgun sequence genome contains the following:
- the LOC117870354 gene encoding zinc finger protein 2-like: protein MEDDPASPASKAPSPLSCIRMVQAGWSEKEDGAWERSGSMRDPAMVGSSPGRPGSSPPLCPPSRCQGGHSPATPQDTDGTGQNQNGGEEEVVSPLCQEPPQSPAPGEPQPRRPFRRKHRLYMKLAPGKVTVSPSQDRGQPATAEEPGPSQGKRLRLLRGQASNFRRKKRPLENGQEAGPGNVGPSLPLRQCSGEEGQDPAPEGEEEAQGLALKREEEEGQGLAMKREEEQDQGLALEWGEEEEKRFGSPRLAGPGTARPKPDFVQLIDEHGIYSTAKLVLGSAAGELDEGVVLPPHLRRAGPQLEIREVIVDDKPFACSVCEKTFKRAWELFSHEVVHNEERPFHCDLCEASFKRHSDFKSHRLVHTEERPFHCEMCGKKFKRSSNLQEHRRIHTGERPYQCACCDKSFKTPYELQRHMLTHCTEKPFKCGDCGKDFPTSNSLLLHQRQHCDDKPHVCGVCGKKFTYGHSLKVHERVHTGDRPFVCPICGKGFKQSNALSSHERVHTGERPFVCKTCGKAFKQSSYLVIHERSHTGERPYKCEVCQKAFARPSLLLQHHRVHSEERPYKCSFCDKFFKDLAYLTVHEKVHTGETPYKCSVCDKGFAHPSNLLQHQRVHRDG, encoded by the coding sequence ATGGAGGATGATCCGGCTTCTCCTGCCAGCAAGGCCCCGTCCCCGCTGAGCTGTATCCGGATGGTCCAGGCAGGCTGGTCGGAGAAGGAAGATGGGGCCTGGGAGCGGAGTGGAAGCATGCGGGATCCAGCGATGGTGGGGAGCTCTCCAGGGCGACCCGGGAGTTCTCCCCCTCTTTGCCCACCCAGCCGGTGCCAAGGGGGGCATAGCCCTGCCACCCCCCAGGACACTGATGGGACAGGCCAGAACCAgaatgggggagaagaggaggtggtGTCCCCTCTGTGCCAGGAGCCCCCCCAGTCCCCGGCTCCAGGGGAACCACAGCCCCGCAGGCCGTTCCGGCGGAAGCACCGGCTGTACATGAAGCTGGCCCCTGGCAAGGTTACTGTGTCCCCAAGCCAGGACAGGGGGCAGCCAGCCACTGCCGAGGAGCCAGGGCCCTCTCAGGGCAAAAGGCTACGGCTGCTGCGAGGCCAAGCCAGCAACTTCCGGAGGAAGAAAAGACCTTTGGAGAatggccaggaggcagggcctggCAACGTGGGGCCCTCACTCCCACTCCGCCAgtgcagtggggaggaggggcaggacccGGCaccagagggggaggaggaggcgcagGGCTTGGCATTGaagcgggaggaggaggaggggcagggcctggcaaTGAAGCGGGAGGAGGAGCAAGACCAGGGCCTGGCactggagtggggggaagaggaggagaagaggttCGGCTCCCCCAGGTTGGCTGGGCCCGGCACCGCCCGCCCCAAGCCGGACTTCGTGCAGCTGATCGATGAGCACGGGATCTACTCCACGGCCAAGCTGGTGCTGGGCAGTGCGGCGGGCGAGCTGGACGAGGGGGTGGTGCTTCCGCCACACCTGAGGCGGGCAGGCCCCCAGCTGGAGATCCGGGAGGTGATCGTGGACGACAAGCCCTTCGCGTGCAGCGTGTGCGAGAAGACCTTCAAGCGGGCCTGGGAGCTGTTCAGCCATGAAGTGGTGCACAACGAGGAGCGGCCCTTCCACTGCGACCTCTGCGAGGCCTCCTTCAAGCGCCACTCGGACTTCAAGAGCCACCGGCTGGTGCACACCGAGGAGCGGCCCTTCCACTGCGAGATGTGCGGCAAGAAGTTCAAGCGCTCGTCCAACCTCCAGGAGCACCGGCGCATTCACACCGGCGAGCGCCCCTATCAGTGCGCCTGCTGTGACAAGAGCTTCAAGACGCCCTACGAGCTGCAGCGCCACATGCTCACCCACTGCACCGAGAAGCCCTTCAAATGCGGCGACTGCGGGAAGGACTTCCCCACCTCCAACTCGCTGCTGCTGCATCAGCGCCAGCACTGTGACGACAAGCCCCACGTCTGCGGCGTCTGTGGCAAGAAGTTCACCTACGGTCACAGCCTCAAGGTGCACGAGCGGGTTCACACCGGCGACCGGCCCTTCGTCTGCCCCATCTGTGGCAAGGGCTTCAAGCAGTCCAACGCCCTCTCCTCGCACGAGCGGGTGCACACCGGCGAGCGCCCCTTTGTCTGCAAGACCTGCGGCAAAGCCTTCAAGCAGTCGTCCTACCTGGTGATCCACGAGCGCTCGCACACGGGCGAGCGGCCCTACAAGTGCGAGGTGTGCCAGAAGGCCTTTGCCCGGCCctcgctgctgctgcagcaccacCGGGTGCATAGCGAGGAGCGCCCCTACAAGTGCAGCTTCTGCGACAAGTTCTTCAAGGACCTGGCCTACCTGACGGTGCACGAGAAGGTGCACACAGGCGAGACCCCCTACAAGTGCAGTGTCTGCGACAAGGGCTTTGCCCACCCCTCCAACCTGCTGCAGCACCAGCGTGTGCACCGCGACGGCTGA